A window from Citrus sinensis cultivar Valencia sweet orange chromosome 3, DVS_A1.0, whole genome shotgun sequence encodes these proteins:
- the LOC102617680 gene encoding E3 ubiquitin-protein ligase At1g12760-like isoform X1 produces MSTSTNQSTDDIVDTTPFLSSNSSHDDSTHSQSRRSIRRQGLREAARFLRHASSRRTMREPSMMVRETAAEQLEERQSDWAYSKPVVVLDIIWNLAFVAVAFSVMVLSRNERPNMPLGLWIVGYAIQCVLHMVCVCVEYKRRRRRRVSAFGGAEEGNLNSGTTRGDSGEYVSLANQLEEEGTRKNFWSSVAKHLESANTMFSFIWWIIGFYWVSAGGQALARDSPLLYWLCIIFLGFDVFFVVFCVALACIIGIAVCCCLPCIIAILYAVADQQEGASKEDIERLSKFKFRRMVDTEKLSDDGQGSQGGIMTECGTETPNEHVLSNEDAECCICLSAYDDGVELRELPCGHHFHCACVDKWLYINATCPLCKYNILKSSSNQDREEV; encoded by the exons ATGTCTACATCGACAAACCAATCCACGGACGACATCGTCGACACGACGCCGTTTCTATCCTCTAACAGCTCCCACGACGACAGCACTCACAGTCAGAGCCGCCGATCCATCAGGAGACAGGGCCTCCGCGAGGCTGCCCGATTCCTTCGGCACGCCAGCAGCCGTCGCACGATGCGGGAGCCGTCGATGATGGTGCGGGAAACGGCGGCGGAGCAGTTAGAGGAGCGCCAGAGCGACTGGGCGTATTCGAAGCCCGTGGTGGTTCTCGACATTATCTGGAATCTGGCTTTCGTGGCGGTGGCCTTCTCGGTTATGGTATTGAGCCGAAATGAGCGGCCTAATATGCCGCTCGGGCTGTGGATTGTTGGGTACGCTATACAATGCGTTTTGCATATGGTTTGTGTGTGCGTTGAGTATAAACGGAGGAGGAGACGGAGAGTTTCGGCGTTTGGTGGGGCCGAGGAAGGGAATTTGAATTCGGGGACAACCAGAGGCGATTCGGGGGAGTATGTTTCTTTAGCAAATCAATTGGAGGAAGAGGGAACGAg GAAAAACTTCTGGAG CAGTGTTGCAAAACATCTGGAGTCTGCAAACACAATGTTTTCATTCATCTGGTGGATCATTGGGTTCTACTGGGTATCTGCAGGTGGTCAAGCTTTGGCACGTGATTCTCCTCTGCTTTACTG GCTTTGTATAATTTTCCTTGGGTTTGATGTATTCTTCGTCGTTTTTTGTGTCGCTCTTGCCTGTATAATTGGCATTGCTGTTTGCTGCTGCCTTCCATGTATTATTGCAATCTTATATGCTGTGGCAGACCAG CAGGAAGGAGCTTCCAAAGAAGATATTGAGCGGCTGTCAAAGTTCAAATTTCGAAGAATGGTGGATACTGAGAAACTCTCTGATGATGGACAAGGTTCTCAAGGAGGAATAATGACTGAATGTGGCACAGAAACACCGAATGAGCACGTGCTTTCAAATGAGGATGCA GAGTGTTGCATCTGCCTCTCTGCTTATGATGATGGAGTTGAGCTAAGGGAGCTTCCTTGTGGTCATCATTTTCACTGTGCCTGTGTGGATAAGTGGTTATACATAAACGCTACCTGTCCTCTCTGCAAATACAACATTTTGAAGAGTAGTAGCAACCAAGATAGGGAGGAGGTGTAG
- the LOC102617680 gene encoding E3 ubiquitin-protein ligase At1g12760-like isoform X7 produces MSTSTNQSTDDIVDTTPFLSSNSSHDDSTHSQSRRSIRRQGLREAARFLRHASSRRTMREPSMMVRETAAEQLEERQSDWAYSKPVVVLDIIWNLAFVAVAFSVMVLSRNERPNMPLGLWIVGYAIQCVLHMVCVCVEYKRRRRRRVSAFGGAEEGNLNSGTTRGDSGEYVSLANQLEEEGTSVAKHLESANTMFSFIWWIIGFYWVSAGGQALARDSPLLYWLCIIFLGFDVFFVVFCVALACIIGIAVCCCLPCIIAILYAVADQEGASKEDIERLSKFKFRRMVDTEKLSDDGQGSQGGIMTECGTETPNEHVLSNEDAECCICLSAYDDGVELRELPCGHHFHCACVDKWLYINATCPLCKYNILKSSSNQDREEV; encoded by the exons ATGTCTACATCGACAAACCAATCCACGGACGACATCGTCGACACGACGCCGTTTCTATCCTCTAACAGCTCCCACGACGACAGCACTCACAGTCAGAGCCGCCGATCCATCAGGAGACAGGGCCTCCGCGAGGCTGCCCGATTCCTTCGGCACGCCAGCAGCCGTCGCACGATGCGGGAGCCGTCGATGATGGTGCGGGAAACGGCGGCGGAGCAGTTAGAGGAGCGCCAGAGCGACTGGGCGTATTCGAAGCCCGTGGTGGTTCTCGACATTATCTGGAATCTGGCTTTCGTGGCGGTGGCCTTCTCGGTTATGGTATTGAGCCGAAATGAGCGGCCTAATATGCCGCTCGGGCTGTGGATTGTTGGGTACGCTATACAATGCGTTTTGCATATGGTTTGTGTGTGCGTTGAGTATAAACGGAGGAGGAGACGGAGAGTTTCGGCGTTTGGTGGGGCCGAGGAAGGGAATTTGAATTCGGGGACAACCAGAGGCGATTCGGGGGAGTATGTTTCTTTAGCAAATCAATTGGAGGAAGAGGGAACGAg TGTTGCAAAACATCTGGAGTCTGCAAACACAATGTTTTCATTCATCTGGTGGATCATTGGGTTCTACTGGGTATCTGCAGGTGGTCAAGCTTTGGCACGTGATTCTCCTCTGCTTTACTG GCTTTGTATAATTTTCCTTGGGTTTGATGTATTCTTCGTCGTTTTTTGTGTCGCTCTTGCCTGTATAATTGGCATTGCTGTTTGCTGCTGCCTTCCATGTATTATTGCAATCTTATATGCTGTGGCAGACCAG GAAGGAGCTTCCAAAGAAGATATTGAGCGGCTGTCAAAGTTCAAATTTCGAAGAATGGTGGATACTGAGAAACTCTCTGATGATGGACAAGGTTCTCAAGGAGGAATAATGACTGAATGTGGCACAGAAACACCGAATGAGCACGTGCTTTCAAATGAGGATGCA GAGTGTTGCATCTGCCTCTCTGCTTATGATGATGGAGTTGAGCTAAGGGAGCTTCCTTGTGGTCATCATTTTCACTGTGCCTGTGTGGATAAGTGGTTATACATAAACGCTACCTGTCCTCTCTGCAAATACAACATTTTGAAGAGTAGTAGCAACCAAGATAGGGAGGAGGTGTAG
- the LOC102617680 gene encoding E3 ubiquitin-protein ligase At4g11680-like isoform X4 produces MSTSTNQSTDDIVDTTPFLSSNSSHDDSTHSQSRRSIRRQGLREAARFLRHASSRRTMREPSMMVRETAAEQLEERQSDWAYSKPVVVLDIIWNLAFVAVAFSVMVLSRNERPNMPLGLWIVGYAIQCVLHMVCVCVEYKRRRRRRVSAFGGAEEGNLNSGTTRGDSGEYVSLANQLEEEGTSSVAKHLESANTMFSFIWWIIGFYWVSAGGQALARDSPLLYWLCIIFLGFDVFFVVFCVALACIIGIAVCCCLPCIIAILYAVADQQEGASKEDIERLSKFKFRRMVDTEKLSDDGQGSQGGIMTECGTETPNEHVLSNEDAECCICLSAYDDGVELRELPCGHHFHCACVDKWLYINATCPLCKYNILKSSSNQDREEV; encoded by the exons ATGTCTACATCGACAAACCAATCCACGGACGACATCGTCGACACGACGCCGTTTCTATCCTCTAACAGCTCCCACGACGACAGCACTCACAGTCAGAGCCGCCGATCCATCAGGAGACAGGGCCTCCGCGAGGCTGCCCGATTCCTTCGGCACGCCAGCAGCCGTCGCACGATGCGGGAGCCGTCGATGATGGTGCGGGAAACGGCGGCGGAGCAGTTAGAGGAGCGCCAGAGCGACTGGGCGTATTCGAAGCCCGTGGTGGTTCTCGACATTATCTGGAATCTGGCTTTCGTGGCGGTGGCCTTCTCGGTTATGGTATTGAGCCGAAATGAGCGGCCTAATATGCCGCTCGGGCTGTGGATTGTTGGGTACGCTATACAATGCGTTTTGCATATGGTTTGTGTGTGCGTTGAGTATAAACGGAGGAGGAGACGGAGAGTTTCGGCGTTTGGTGGGGCCGAGGAAGGGAATTTGAATTCGGGGACAACCAGAGGCGATTCGGGGGAGTATGTTTCTTTAGCAAATCAATTGGAGGAAGAGGGAACGAg CAGTGTTGCAAAACATCTGGAGTCTGCAAACACAATGTTTTCATTCATCTGGTGGATCATTGGGTTCTACTGGGTATCTGCAGGTGGTCAAGCTTTGGCACGTGATTCTCCTCTGCTTTACTG GCTTTGTATAATTTTCCTTGGGTTTGATGTATTCTTCGTCGTTTTTTGTGTCGCTCTTGCCTGTATAATTGGCATTGCTGTTTGCTGCTGCCTTCCATGTATTATTGCAATCTTATATGCTGTGGCAGACCAG CAGGAAGGAGCTTCCAAAGAAGATATTGAGCGGCTGTCAAAGTTCAAATTTCGAAGAATGGTGGATACTGAGAAACTCTCTGATGATGGACAAGGTTCTCAAGGAGGAATAATGACTGAATGTGGCACAGAAACACCGAATGAGCACGTGCTTTCAAATGAGGATGCA GAGTGTTGCATCTGCCTCTCTGCTTATGATGATGGAGTTGAGCTAAGGGAGCTTCCTTGTGGTCATCATTTTCACTGTGCCTGTGTGGATAAGTGGTTATACATAAACGCTACCTGTCCTCTCTGCAAATACAACATTTTGAAGAGTAGTAGCAACCAAGATAGGGAGGAGGTGTAG
- the LOC102617680 gene encoding E3 ubiquitin-protein ligase At4g11680-like isoform X8: protein MSTSTNQSTDDIVDTTPFLSSNSSHDDSTHSQSRRSIRRQGLREAARFLRHASSRRTMREPSMMVRETAAEQLEERQSDWAYSKPVVVLDIIWNLAFVAVAFSVMVLSRNERPNMPLGLWIVGYAIQCVLHMVCVCVEYKRRRRRRVSAFGGAEEGNLNSGTTRGDSGEYVSLANQLEEEGTRKNFWSSVAKHLESANTMFSFIWWIIGFYWVSAGGQALARDSPLLYWLCIIFLGFDVFFVVFCVALACIIGIAVCCCLPCIIAILYAVADQVAFFYSHHVIPVVFILLTYNINNFVIVGSNIFIGL, encoded by the exons ATGTCTACATCGACAAACCAATCCACGGACGACATCGTCGACACGACGCCGTTTCTATCCTCTAACAGCTCCCACGACGACAGCACTCACAGTCAGAGCCGCCGATCCATCAGGAGACAGGGCCTCCGCGAGGCTGCCCGATTCCTTCGGCACGCCAGCAGCCGTCGCACGATGCGGGAGCCGTCGATGATGGTGCGGGAAACGGCGGCGGAGCAGTTAGAGGAGCGCCAGAGCGACTGGGCGTATTCGAAGCCCGTGGTGGTTCTCGACATTATCTGGAATCTGGCTTTCGTGGCGGTGGCCTTCTCGGTTATGGTATTGAGCCGAAATGAGCGGCCTAATATGCCGCTCGGGCTGTGGATTGTTGGGTACGCTATACAATGCGTTTTGCATATGGTTTGTGTGTGCGTTGAGTATAAACGGAGGAGGAGACGGAGAGTTTCGGCGTTTGGTGGGGCCGAGGAAGGGAATTTGAATTCGGGGACAACCAGAGGCGATTCGGGGGAGTATGTTTCTTTAGCAAATCAATTGGAGGAAGAGGGAACGAg GAAAAACTTCTGGAG CAGTGTTGCAAAACATCTGGAGTCTGCAAACACAATGTTTTCATTCATCTGGTGGATCATTGGGTTCTACTGGGTATCTGCAGGTGGTCAAGCTTTGGCACGTGATTCTCCTCTGCTTTACTG GCTTTGTATAATTTTCCTTGGGTTTGATGTATTCTTCGTCGTTTTTTGTGTCGCTCTTGCCTGTATAATTGGCATTGCTGTTTGCTGCTGCCTTCCATGTATTATTGCAATCTTATATGCTGTGGCAGACCAGGTAGCTTTCTTTTACTCCCATCATGTTATTCCTGTGGTATTTATACTGTTAACTTATAATATTAACAACTTTGT GATTGTAGGCTCAAATATTTTCATCGGATTGTAG
- the LOC102617680 gene encoding E3 ubiquitin-protein ligase At4g11680-like isoform X5 gives MSTSTNQSTDDIVDTTPFLSSNSSHDDSTHSQSRRSIRRQGLREAARFLRHASSRRTMREPSMMVRETAAEQLEERQSDWAYSKPVVVLDIIWNLAFVAVAFSVMVLSRNERPNMPLGLWIVGYAIQCVLHMVCVCVEYKRRRRRRVSAFGGAEEGNLNSGTTRGDSGEYVSLANQLEEEGTSSVAKHLESANTMFSFIWWIIGFYWVSAGGQALARDSPLLYWLCIIFLGFDVFFVVFCVALACIIGIAVCCCLPCIIAILYAVADQEGASKEDIERLSKFKFRRMVDTEKLSDDGQGSQGGIMTECGTETPNEHVLSNEDAECCICLSAYDDGVELRELPCGHHFHCACVDKWLYINATCPLCKYNILKSSSNQDREEV, from the exons ATGTCTACATCGACAAACCAATCCACGGACGACATCGTCGACACGACGCCGTTTCTATCCTCTAACAGCTCCCACGACGACAGCACTCACAGTCAGAGCCGCCGATCCATCAGGAGACAGGGCCTCCGCGAGGCTGCCCGATTCCTTCGGCACGCCAGCAGCCGTCGCACGATGCGGGAGCCGTCGATGATGGTGCGGGAAACGGCGGCGGAGCAGTTAGAGGAGCGCCAGAGCGACTGGGCGTATTCGAAGCCCGTGGTGGTTCTCGACATTATCTGGAATCTGGCTTTCGTGGCGGTGGCCTTCTCGGTTATGGTATTGAGCCGAAATGAGCGGCCTAATATGCCGCTCGGGCTGTGGATTGTTGGGTACGCTATACAATGCGTTTTGCATATGGTTTGTGTGTGCGTTGAGTATAAACGGAGGAGGAGACGGAGAGTTTCGGCGTTTGGTGGGGCCGAGGAAGGGAATTTGAATTCGGGGACAACCAGAGGCGATTCGGGGGAGTATGTTTCTTTAGCAAATCAATTGGAGGAAGAGGGAACGAg CAGTGTTGCAAAACATCTGGAGTCTGCAAACACAATGTTTTCATTCATCTGGTGGATCATTGGGTTCTACTGGGTATCTGCAGGTGGTCAAGCTTTGGCACGTGATTCTCCTCTGCTTTACTG GCTTTGTATAATTTTCCTTGGGTTTGATGTATTCTTCGTCGTTTTTTGTGTCGCTCTTGCCTGTATAATTGGCATTGCTGTTTGCTGCTGCCTTCCATGTATTATTGCAATCTTATATGCTGTGGCAGACCAG GAAGGAGCTTCCAAAGAAGATATTGAGCGGCTGTCAAAGTTCAAATTTCGAAGAATGGTGGATACTGAGAAACTCTCTGATGATGGACAAGGTTCTCAAGGAGGAATAATGACTGAATGTGGCACAGAAACACCGAATGAGCACGTGCTTTCAAATGAGGATGCA GAGTGTTGCATCTGCCTCTCTGCTTATGATGATGGAGTTGAGCTAAGGGAGCTTCCTTGTGGTCATCATTTTCACTGTGCCTGTGTGGATAAGTGGTTATACATAAACGCTACCTGTCCTCTCTGCAAATACAACATTTTGAAGAGTAGTAGCAACCAAGATAGGGAGGAGGTGTAG
- the LOC102617680 gene encoding E3 ubiquitin-protein ligase At1g12760-like isoform X3 encodes MSTSTNQSTDDIVDTTPFLSSNSSHDDSTHSQSRRSIRRQGLREAARFLRHASSRRTMREPSMMVRETAAEQLEERQSDWAYSKPVVVLDIIWNLAFVAVAFSVMVLSRNERPNMPLGLWIVGYAIQCVLHMVCVCVEYKRRRRRRVSAFGGAEEGNLNSGTTRGDSGEYVSLANQLEEEGTRKNFWSVAKHLESANTMFSFIWWIIGFYWVSAGGQALARDSPLLYWLCIIFLGFDVFFVVFCVALACIIGIAVCCCLPCIIAILYAVADQQEGASKEDIERLSKFKFRRMVDTEKLSDDGQGSQGGIMTECGTETPNEHVLSNEDAECCICLSAYDDGVELRELPCGHHFHCACVDKWLYINATCPLCKYNILKSSSNQDREEV; translated from the exons ATGTCTACATCGACAAACCAATCCACGGACGACATCGTCGACACGACGCCGTTTCTATCCTCTAACAGCTCCCACGACGACAGCACTCACAGTCAGAGCCGCCGATCCATCAGGAGACAGGGCCTCCGCGAGGCTGCCCGATTCCTTCGGCACGCCAGCAGCCGTCGCACGATGCGGGAGCCGTCGATGATGGTGCGGGAAACGGCGGCGGAGCAGTTAGAGGAGCGCCAGAGCGACTGGGCGTATTCGAAGCCCGTGGTGGTTCTCGACATTATCTGGAATCTGGCTTTCGTGGCGGTGGCCTTCTCGGTTATGGTATTGAGCCGAAATGAGCGGCCTAATATGCCGCTCGGGCTGTGGATTGTTGGGTACGCTATACAATGCGTTTTGCATATGGTTTGTGTGTGCGTTGAGTATAAACGGAGGAGGAGACGGAGAGTTTCGGCGTTTGGTGGGGCCGAGGAAGGGAATTTGAATTCGGGGACAACCAGAGGCGATTCGGGGGAGTATGTTTCTTTAGCAAATCAATTGGAGGAAGAGGGAACGAg GAAAAACTTCTGGAG TGTTGCAAAACATCTGGAGTCTGCAAACACAATGTTTTCATTCATCTGGTGGATCATTGGGTTCTACTGGGTATCTGCAGGTGGTCAAGCTTTGGCACGTGATTCTCCTCTGCTTTACTG GCTTTGTATAATTTTCCTTGGGTTTGATGTATTCTTCGTCGTTTTTTGTGTCGCTCTTGCCTGTATAATTGGCATTGCTGTTTGCTGCTGCCTTCCATGTATTATTGCAATCTTATATGCTGTGGCAGACCAG CAGGAAGGAGCTTCCAAAGAAGATATTGAGCGGCTGTCAAAGTTCAAATTTCGAAGAATGGTGGATACTGAGAAACTCTCTGATGATGGACAAGGTTCTCAAGGAGGAATAATGACTGAATGTGGCACAGAAACACCGAATGAGCACGTGCTTTCAAATGAGGATGCA GAGTGTTGCATCTGCCTCTCTGCTTATGATGATGGAGTTGAGCTAAGGGAGCTTCCTTGTGGTCATCATTTTCACTGTGCCTGTGTGGATAAGTGGTTATACATAAACGCTACCTGTCCTCTCTGCAAATACAACATTTTGAAGAGTAGTAGCAACCAAGATAGGGAGGAGGTGTAG
- the LOC102617680 gene encoding E3 ubiquitin-protein ligase At1g12760-like isoform X6: MSTSTNQSTDDIVDTTPFLSSNSSHDDSTHSQSRRSIRRQGLREAARFLRHASSRRTMREPSMMVRETAAEQLEERQSDWAYSKPVVVLDIIWNLAFVAVAFSVMVLSRNERPNMPLGLWIVGYAIQCVLHMVCVCVEYKRRRRRRVSAFGGAEEGNLNSGTTRGDSGEYVSLANQLEEEGTSVAKHLESANTMFSFIWWIIGFYWVSAGGQALARDSPLLYWLCIIFLGFDVFFVVFCVALACIIGIAVCCCLPCIIAILYAVADQQEGASKEDIERLSKFKFRRMVDTEKLSDDGQGSQGGIMTECGTETPNEHVLSNEDAECCICLSAYDDGVELRELPCGHHFHCACVDKWLYINATCPLCKYNILKSSSNQDREEV, from the exons ATGTCTACATCGACAAACCAATCCACGGACGACATCGTCGACACGACGCCGTTTCTATCCTCTAACAGCTCCCACGACGACAGCACTCACAGTCAGAGCCGCCGATCCATCAGGAGACAGGGCCTCCGCGAGGCTGCCCGATTCCTTCGGCACGCCAGCAGCCGTCGCACGATGCGGGAGCCGTCGATGATGGTGCGGGAAACGGCGGCGGAGCAGTTAGAGGAGCGCCAGAGCGACTGGGCGTATTCGAAGCCCGTGGTGGTTCTCGACATTATCTGGAATCTGGCTTTCGTGGCGGTGGCCTTCTCGGTTATGGTATTGAGCCGAAATGAGCGGCCTAATATGCCGCTCGGGCTGTGGATTGTTGGGTACGCTATACAATGCGTTTTGCATATGGTTTGTGTGTGCGTTGAGTATAAACGGAGGAGGAGACGGAGAGTTTCGGCGTTTGGTGGGGCCGAGGAAGGGAATTTGAATTCGGGGACAACCAGAGGCGATTCGGGGGAGTATGTTTCTTTAGCAAATCAATTGGAGGAAGAGGGAACGAg TGTTGCAAAACATCTGGAGTCTGCAAACACAATGTTTTCATTCATCTGGTGGATCATTGGGTTCTACTGGGTATCTGCAGGTGGTCAAGCTTTGGCACGTGATTCTCCTCTGCTTTACTG GCTTTGTATAATTTTCCTTGGGTTTGATGTATTCTTCGTCGTTTTTTGTGTCGCTCTTGCCTGTATAATTGGCATTGCTGTTTGCTGCTGCCTTCCATGTATTATTGCAATCTTATATGCTGTGGCAGACCAG CAGGAAGGAGCTTCCAAAGAAGATATTGAGCGGCTGTCAAAGTTCAAATTTCGAAGAATGGTGGATACTGAGAAACTCTCTGATGATGGACAAGGTTCTCAAGGAGGAATAATGACTGAATGTGGCACAGAAACACCGAATGAGCACGTGCTTTCAAATGAGGATGCA GAGTGTTGCATCTGCCTCTCTGCTTATGATGATGGAGTTGAGCTAAGGGAGCTTCCTTGTGGTCATCATTTTCACTGTGCCTGTGTGGATAAGTGGTTATACATAAACGCTACCTGTCCTCTCTGCAAATACAACATTTTGAAGAGTAGTAGCAACCAAGATAGGGAGGAGGTGTAG
- the LOC102617680 gene encoding E3 ubiquitin-protein ligase At1g12760-like isoform X2, with product MSTSTNQSTDDIVDTTPFLSSNSSHDDSTHSQSRRSIRRQGLREAARFLRHASSRRTMREPSMMVRETAAEQLEERQSDWAYSKPVVVLDIIWNLAFVAVAFSVMVLSRNERPNMPLGLWIVGYAIQCVLHMVCVCVEYKRRRRRRVSAFGGAEEGNLNSGTTRGDSGEYVSLANQLEEEGTRKNFWSSVAKHLESANTMFSFIWWIIGFYWVSAGGQALARDSPLLYWLCIIFLGFDVFFVVFCVALACIIGIAVCCCLPCIIAILYAVADQEGASKEDIERLSKFKFRRMVDTEKLSDDGQGSQGGIMTECGTETPNEHVLSNEDAECCICLSAYDDGVELRELPCGHHFHCACVDKWLYINATCPLCKYNILKSSSNQDREEV from the exons ATGTCTACATCGACAAACCAATCCACGGACGACATCGTCGACACGACGCCGTTTCTATCCTCTAACAGCTCCCACGACGACAGCACTCACAGTCAGAGCCGCCGATCCATCAGGAGACAGGGCCTCCGCGAGGCTGCCCGATTCCTTCGGCACGCCAGCAGCCGTCGCACGATGCGGGAGCCGTCGATGATGGTGCGGGAAACGGCGGCGGAGCAGTTAGAGGAGCGCCAGAGCGACTGGGCGTATTCGAAGCCCGTGGTGGTTCTCGACATTATCTGGAATCTGGCTTTCGTGGCGGTGGCCTTCTCGGTTATGGTATTGAGCCGAAATGAGCGGCCTAATATGCCGCTCGGGCTGTGGATTGTTGGGTACGCTATACAATGCGTTTTGCATATGGTTTGTGTGTGCGTTGAGTATAAACGGAGGAGGAGACGGAGAGTTTCGGCGTTTGGTGGGGCCGAGGAAGGGAATTTGAATTCGGGGACAACCAGAGGCGATTCGGGGGAGTATGTTTCTTTAGCAAATCAATTGGAGGAAGAGGGAACGAg GAAAAACTTCTGGAG CAGTGTTGCAAAACATCTGGAGTCTGCAAACACAATGTTTTCATTCATCTGGTGGATCATTGGGTTCTACTGGGTATCTGCAGGTGGTCAAGCTTTGGCACGTGATTCTCCTCTGCTTTACTG GCTTTGTATAATTTTCCTTGGGTTTGATGTATTCTTCGTCGTTTTTTGTGTCGCTCTTGCCTGTATAATTGGCATTGCTGTTTGCTGCTGCCTTCCATGTATTATTGCAATCTTATATGCTGTGGCAGACCAG GAAGGAGCTTCCAAAGAAGATATTGAGCGGCTGTCAAAGTTCAAATTTCGAAGAATGGTGGATACTGAGAAACTCTCTGATGATGGACAAGGTTCTCAAGGAGGAATAATGACTGAATGTGGCACAGAAACACCGAATGAGCACGTGCTTTCAAATGAGGATGCA GAGTGTTGCATCTGCCTCTCTGCTTATGATGATGGAGTTGAGCTAAGGGAGCTTCCTTGTGGTCATCATTTTCACTGTGCCTGTGTGGATAAGTGGTTATACATAAACGCTACCTGTCCTCTCTGCAAATACAACATTTTGAAGAGTAGTAGCAACCAAGATAGGGAGGAGGTGTAG